In Macadamia integrifolia cultivar HAES 741 chromosome 13, SCU_Mint_v3, whole genome shotgun sequence, one DNA window encodes the following:
- the LOC122059906 gene encoding nitrate regulatory gene2 protein-like → MGCTASKLDNEDTVRQCKERRRLMKEAVYARHHLAAAHADYLRSLRLTGSALSDFAAGEPLSVSDQTPSVLLRNPSSVSFRSTQPPPPPPPRPLTPSPPPPPPPPAFSPSPAPSPTIANSKLPHILSESSPSSTPRQPSAAKYNYPFNFPTNSTYSSTPSQTSSVWNWENFYPPSPPGSDFYRRPKDEDAHHSVYSDQNHHHLDDDDDDGEEKGEGMEREEVHCSEWGDHYSTTSSDSKSDNEEDDRDRDLRSEIGSRSNFGSSVYTETTAKPNYTPTGKSEKSDDAGSAVSWNAGGSELDMKMVVRHRDLAEIVAAIKEYFDKAAAAGDWVSEFLETGRAQLDRSFKQLKKTVYHSSSVLSNLSSTWTSKPPLVVKYRLDSGSLDEPGGSKSHFSTLERLLAWEKKLYEEVKAREGVKIKHEKKLASLQSQEYKGQEEAKLNETKASIRKLQSLITVTSEAVSTTSSAIIRLRDSELSPQLVELCHGFMYMWRSMNQFHEVQNHIVQQVQGLVNRSAKGESTSELHRQATRHLESAVSAWHSSFCRLIKYQRDYTKSLHGWLKLTLLHVGSDSTNGSKEPALTVQASSELFAFSDEWKLAVDRLPDTVASEAIKSFVNVVHVISAKQGEEIKTKKRMESATKELEKKSLAVRNIERKFYQSYSMVGIGPPASGPDGGHVLDARDPLAEKKSELAVCQRRVEDERSKYAKAIEVTRAMTLNNIQTGLPGVFQAMTGFSGLFTEALEGVCNRSYAIK, encoded by the exons ATGGGCTGCACGGCCTCCAAGCTCGACAATGAAGACACTGTGAGACAGTGCAAGGAGCGGCGCCGCCTCATGAAGGAAGCAGTTTATGCTCGTCACCACCTCGCCGCCGCTCATGCCGACTATCTCCGCTCCCTCCGCCTCACCGGCTCCGCTCTTTCTGATTTCGCTGCCGGAGAACCTCTCTCCGTCTCCGATCAAACTCCATCTGTTCTCCTCCGAAATCCCTCTTCAGTCTCTTTTCGTTCAACAcagccaccaccacctccaccaccacgtCCACTGACTCCGTCTCCGccacctcctcctccccctccgGCCTTCTCCCCTTCTCCAGCTCCATCTCCCACTATCGCAAACTCTAAGCTTCCGCATATCCTCTCTGAATCAAGCCCCTCCTCCACTCCCCGCCAACCATCCGCAGCTAAATATAATTACCCGTTCAATTTCCCGACTAACTCCACCTACTCTAGCACTCCTTCTCAGACCTCATCCGTTTGGAACTGGGAGAACTTCTACCCTCCCTCACCTCCCGGTTCTGACTTCTACCGGCGACCAAAAGACGAAGACGCCCACCACTCGGTCTACTCCGACCAGAACCATCACCACctggacgacgacgacgacgacggagaagaaaaaggggaagggatggagagagaagaagtCCATTGCAGCGAATGGGGTGATCACTACAGCACCACGAGCTCCGACTCCAAATCCGACAATGAGGAGGACGATAGAGACCGAGACTTGAGATCAGAGATCGGTTCTAGGTCAAATTTTGGATCTTCAGTTTACACTGAGACCACGGCGAAGCCGAATTATACACCAACGGGAAAATCCGAGAAATCTGATGATGCCGGATCGGCCGTCAGTTGGAATGCCGGCGGTAGCGAGTTAGACATGAAAATGGTAGTTAGACATCGAGATCTGGCGGAGATCGTGGCGGCGATCAAAGAGTACTTCGATAAAGCTGCTGCAGCTGGTGATTGGGTTTCAGAGTTCCTCGAAACAGGGAGAGCTCAGCTCGATCGAAGTTTCAAACAATTGAAGA AGACCGTGTATCATTCGAGTAGCGTTTTGAGTAACCTGAGTTCGACTTGGACTTCGAAGCCGCCGTTAGTGGTTAAGTACCGGCTCGATTCTGGTTCGCTCGATGAACCGGGCGGTTCGAAGAGTCATTTCTCTACCTTGGAACGGCTTCTCGCCTGGGAGAAGAAGCTCTACGAGGAAGTTAAG GCTAGAGAGGGAGTGAAGATCAAACATGAAAAGAAGTTAGCATCACTACAGAGTCAAGAGTACAAGGGGCAGGAGGAAGCAAAGTTGAACGAGACCAAGGCATCTATAAGGAAGCTGCAATCACTAATTACGGTCACGTCAGAAGCTGTCTCCACCACCTCTTCCGCCATCATTCGTCTAAGAGACAGTGAACTCTCCCCACAGCTTGTTGAGCTTTGTCATGG ATTCATGTACATGTGGAGATCCATGAACCAGTTCCATGAGGTTCAGAATCACATTGTGCAACAAGTTCAGGGCCTTGTGAACCGATCTGCCAAGGGGGAGTCAACCTCTGAGCTCCACCGACAGGCAACCCGTCACCTTGAATCAGCTGTTTCTGCCTGGCATTCCAGCTTCTGCCGCCTTATAAAATACCAGAGGGACTATACCAAGTCCCTCCATGGTTGGCTTAAGCTTACTCTCCTCCATGTTGGCAGTGACAGCACCAATGGCAGCAAAGAACCAGCCCTTACTGTCCAAGCCTCTTCTGAGCTCTTTGCCTTCAGTGACGAGTGGAAGCTGGCCGTTGATCGGCTTCCTGACACTGTAGCTTCTGAGGCCATCAAAAGCTTTGTTAACGTTGTCCATGTCATATCTGCAAAGCAGGGTGAGGAGATCAAGACCAAGAAGCGAATGGAGAGTGCCACCAAGGAGCTTGAGAAGAAGTCTTTGGCAGTCCGCAACATTGAGAGGAAATTCTACCAGTCATATTCAATGGTTGGCATAGGTCCTCCTGCTAGTGGGCCTGATGGTGGACATGTTTTAGATGCACGGGACCCCCTTGCTGAGAAGAAGTCTGAACTTGCAGTTTGTCAGAGGCGGGTGGAGGATGAGAGGTCGAAGTATGCCAAGGCAATTGAGGTAACTAGGGCAATGACACTGAATAACATACAAACAGGTTTGCCTGGGGTTTTTCAGGCAATGACTGGGTTCTCGGGTTTGTTCACAGAGGCTCTTGAGGGGGTATGCAACCGTTCCTATGCTATTAAATAA